The genome window GTTGGTCTGATAATCTGCTCTACAACGAGTTCGGACTTATCAAGCTCCTCCTGTCTTGGCGTGGCAGAGACATACAAAAGCTGTTTCTTAAATGCCTCAAACTCTGTATAGACCAGGGGTCTGTTATCCAGGGCAGAAGGAAGGCGGAATCCAAAATTTACAAGATTAGTTTTTCTGGAGCGATCCCCCTCATACATGGCTCTGATCTGGGAGAGTGTGACATGGGACTCGTCGACGATAGTCAAAAAGTCAGGTGGAAAATAATCTAGAAGGACTTCAGGGCGTTCTCCAGCTTCACGGCCAGAAAGTTGACGGGAATAGTTTTCTATTCCGGAGCAATACCCCATTTCTTCCATCATTTCCAGATCATATTCAGTTCTTGTCTTGAGGCGCTGAGCCTCAACAATCTGACCTCTGGACTCAAAAAACTCTATTTGCTGAACCAATTCAGCTCTGATATCTTTCAAAGACTTTACAATCCGGTCTTCGGGCATCACAAAATGCTTTGCCGGATAGATTGTACACATGGGAAGGTCTTCTAAAATCTCACCGGAAACGGGATTAAAACGCCGTAAGGACTCGATTTCATCCCAATCAAAGCTTATCCGGTAAGCTTCTTTCAAATAGGCCGGGTAGAGTTCCATCACATCACCGCGCACCCTGAACTTTCCTCTCTCCAAGACCATATCATTTCGTTCATACTGGAGAGAAATGAGATTTCGGATGATCTCATCACGATTATAGCTTTCCCCTTTGAGGAGCTGAATCCTCATATCTTTATAGGAAGAGGGGTTACCCAGTCCGTATATACACGAAACTGTGGACACTATAAGAACATCGGGACGCTCCATCAGGCTCATGGTTGCCGAAAGACGCATCCTGTCAATTTCTTCGTTTATAGAAGAGTCTTTCTCTATGTACAGATCCCGGGAAGGAACATACGCCTCTGGCTGATAGTAGTCGTAGTAAGAAACAAAGTACTCTACAGCATTATGGGGAAAAAAGTCCTTAAACTCTCTATAGAGCTGTGCTGCCAGGGTTTTATTATGAGAAATGATGAGAGTCGGTTTCTGCAAATTTTCAATAATTTTTGCCATCGTGAAGGTTTTACCAGAACCAGTAACCCCCTGAAGGGTGGCTCTTTGTGCCCCCTCTAGAAAAACCTCCGATAACTTATTGATCGCATTTATCTGATCACCTGCAGCATCAAAGGGAGAAACAACTTTAAATTTATCCATTGGGCCTTACTCTCCCTGAAAACACTCGCGTCAGCTTCAATTTGTTGGTCTTTCAGAAAGCATAACTTGGATTTTTTTAAGTTGCTTCCCTCTCAAGACCACCACTTCAACCTTATCTCCGGGCCTCGTTGCTTCTAGAGCTCCATAAAAATCGGACAAGGTTGCTATTTCCTCACCATTAATGGATGTAATAATATCTCCGCCCAGGTAAATCACGGAATTCCCGCTCCGGACTGCCTGGTCTGGATTTCCTCCCTGAAGACCCGCTTCTTCTCCATTACCACCGCTGATTACACGAGAAATGAGGATACCCTTTGAAATGGGCAATTTACCATACCGCACAAGGGAGGGGAAAAGCTGAACAGGAATAATATCAATCCAGCCCCTTTGAACTTTACCATACTTCATTAAATCGGGAACAACTCTCCTGGCCGTATCCACAGGGATTGCAAAACCAACTCCAACAGATCCTCCAGAGGGGGTATAAATCATTGTATTAATCCCAATCATTTCACCCTTGGTATTGATCAGAGGACCACCGGAATTCCCAGGATTGATAGACGCATCGGTCTGAATCATATCACGGATAACCAGACCCGAATCATTTTTTAAAGGACGACCTAATCCAGAAACGATCCCTGTAGTCAGCGTCCTCTCAAAGGCGAAGGGGTTTCCAATGGCAATAACCTTCTGTCCCACCTTCAGATTTTCTGAAGTACCAAAAGGGATTGTCACCAGCTCTTTGCCTTCGGGCTTGAACTGCAGAACCGAAAGATCGTTTTCATAATCTGTTCCCACAACTTCCCCTTCATACTGACTCCCGTCAGCCAGGGTGATATACACTTTATAGGCCTTATCAACGACATGATTATTGGTGAGAACAAACCCGCGTTTATCTATGATAGCTCCTGATCCGGAAGAACCTTCCTGTGGAATAGGTTCTAGGAACCAGTTATAACCGACGACCTCGGTAGTGATATTGACAACGGCTTCATTATATTTCTCATAAATATGAATGTTAGTCAGTTCATCCTCAGAGTATTCACTTGCATTGTATACAGGACTCCCTAAAGCAGGCCCCATTTGAGTTGGCAAAATCTCTGCTTCAGGAAAAACATTTTCAACGAAATGTGATTGTTCTGTATCAGAAAAGGAGATGACACCAAATCCAAAGAGGAGTAAAAAAACAACCAGGACTGTCCCTAATGAATAAAAAATGACCTGATTTCTGCTATAGAGTTTCATTATAGATCCTTTCCTCCTATTCACACTCATAAAATACTGGAAAAATCCATATTTTTCAAACATTGGGTCTCATTTATATAAAAAAAAGACCTGACTGCCTCATATACAAGACAGTCAGGTCCATACAAATACTATTTAAATACTATTTTTTCGCAATAGCTTTCAGCACTTTGTCTTTATCCATTTTTTTACTGCAGAAAAACCAGTCCTGACAGGTCATATCTTCTTTACCATCCATTCTATCCTTCGCCGCGCCACAGGAGCCTGCAGGACCTACGATAACATCATCACCAGGTCTCCAGTCAGCAGGAGTGGCAACACCAAACTCATCGGCGGTTTTAAGTGCCTGAAGAACTCTGTAAAGTTCATCAAAGTTTCTTCCCAGACTCAGGGGGTAGTAAATTATTGTTCTAATCATTCCCTTAGGGTCAATAAAGAATACAGCTCTAACAGCTTTGGTAGTATCTTCACCAGGCTGAATCATCCCATATTGTTTGGCAATATTCATGGTTATATCTTCTATGAGTGGGAAATTTACTTCCACATTCGTATGACCGTTATAGGAGAGTTTCTCTTTAATAGTCCTGAGCCAGGCTATATGACTGTACAAACCATCAATAGACAGACCCACAAGATCGCATCCAGCTTCTTTAAACTGATCTTCCATGCTGGCAAATGTAATAAATTCTGAGGAACAAACAGGTGTGAAATCCGCAGGATGGCTGAAAAGGATGACCCATCGACCAGAATAATCCTCGGGAAAATTGATGTCTCCCTGAGTTGTAATGGCTTTAAATGAAGGGGCTTTATCTCCAATCCTTGGCATTGATACTACAGGTTCCTGAACTGTTACTTCTTCCATACTCTACTCCTTGTATACCAGAATCCCTGGTAATAATTATTTACAGATCTCTCAAGAGATCTCTATCAAGTAATCGGAACGATTATTAATAGACACTTAAAAAAATCAGCCGCACTTACGGCATATCCCAAAAAATTCAAGTCGATGCTTATTGGTTTTCAGACCAAATTTCTTCTCGACCTGACTGTTTAACTCTTCCATTACCGGCATTTCCAAGTCACTGACTTCACCACAGTTCTCACAGACAAAATGGTAATGTCCACCCTTTTTGGCTTCATACCTGTCAAAGGTACTTCCAAAATCAATCCTGTCCACAAGATCCTGTTCAACAAGAATTGATAAATTTCGATAGACAGTTCCTAAACTCAGACGGCTGTTTTCCTTCTTGAGCTTGTCATAAATCCAATTTGCAGTCGGATGAATATTTGTTTCACGCAGAATATTGAGGATCTCATCTCTTTGTTTACTTTTTCTATATTCCATCCCACAACCAATAATAAGAATTGTTACTAACAATATACTCCTCAAAATTTATAAGTCAATACTTTCTTTGCCAAATAAAGCAGTCTATATGTTTATTTTCATATATTCCTATAATTTAATCTATTTCTGTCTATGCTTTGACTTCAAAAACATCTAAAAGCTTTTCAAATTCCATGGGTTTGTAGAAATAAAAGCCCTGAATTTCATCGCAGGATTTCTCTGTGAGAAATGAAATTTGTGAATTACTTTCAACTCCTTCTGCAATGACCTTGAGACCCATACTCTTAGAAAGAGCAATGATAAAACTGGTTATCGATTCATCATGAGTACTTTTTGAAATTCCCTGAATAAATTGCTTATCAATTTTGATTCTATCTACAGGAAGGTGTCTGAGACGGGAGAGGGATGAATACTCTGTACCGAAATCATCAATTGACAGAGTGATTCCAAGCTCTCTCAAGTTCTTCAAAACTTGCTGAACATCTGTAAAATCACCCATGGCGATGCTTTCAGTTATTTCTAACTCCAAATATTCCGGCTTTAACTCACTTTGATAAAGGGTCTCCTTGACCATGTCCACTAAGGATGAACCGCTAAATTGTTTTACAGACAAATTCACAGCCACCCGAATACACGGTCCTCCCCGGTCCTGCAGGTCTTTGTTGTCTTTGCATGCCTTGTACAAAACCCATTTCCCAATATCATTTATTAAACCGATATCCTCAGCCAGAGGAATAAAGTCCAAAGGTGGTAAGAGTCCTTTTTCTGGATGGTTCCAGCGGATAAGTGCCTCCATGCCAATGATTTTAGTACCGCTTATATCCGTTTGCGGTTGGTAATTTAGAACAAATTCGTCTCTTTCCAAGGCTCTGTACAACTCGTTTGATAATTGCATTTTCTCATCGGCGGTCTTATTCATTTCCTGGCTAAAAAAAGTGTAGCGATTCTTCCCCTCCCCTTTTGAAACATACATCGCTGTATCGGCATTCTTAAATAAGAGCTCTCCATTCTTACCATCTCCAGGAAAACAACTGATCCCCAGACTTCCTGTGATATAAAATTTTTCACCGGCCAAACTAATGGGTTCCACCAGGGCTTGCAGGAGCTTCTCTGCAATAGCTGCAGCCTCATTCTGATTGTTTAACTGAGATAAAATAAACAGGAACTCGTCTCCACCAAACCGGGACATGGTATCATAGTCCCGAATTCGACTCGATAAGGTCTCTGCAACACGGCGCAGAAGCAGATCACCCGCATCATGTCCCATGGTATCATTAATGTATTTGAATGAATCGAGATCCATCATGATGACAGCAACAGTTTTTTCAGTCCGATCTGCCAAGGCTAAGGCCTTATCCAACTGATCAAAGAAAAACAAACGATTAGGAAGTCCCGTGAGGGCATCATAGTAGGCCATAAAACTGATTTTTTGTTCATTCTCAATCTTCAATAACCCATCAGCAATGAGATTAGATGGGATGCCCATAATCTGCCTCATTTCTTTGATGCTGATGGGATGGATTGGATTACTGAAATTCAATCCGAGAATAGAGTATAAATGGCCTTCCCGAATTTCACTCACAGCAACAAGAGATGTTACAGAAGGATGAAACATTTTTTTAAACCAGTCAAAATCAGAAGGAAGCAAATTCAAATCTTCAATATATACAGGGTTTTCCGCCATCATGAGTTGTAAAAACTGGTCAAACTTATATTCTGAAACCTCCGGGGGAAGCTCCCAATCTATAGGATTTCCGCCAATGCCCCAATTGTAAATATTCTGGATACTTCGATTCTCCTTGCCACAACAAACAAGAAATGCTTCCCGGGCGTTCGAGAAGAGACCCAATTCTTCAAGAATCGATTCAAAACACTCCTTCTGGTTCTCATGACTGATGGTTACAAGACTGGAGGAAATCCTGGAAATCATCTCCTGATAAGCTATACGGCTCTCATTTTCGTTTAAGCGGTTTAAATAAACTTTATGTATATAGGAAGCAATGAAAGCACTCACTATGAAAAACAGAATTTTGGGCAGATAAATCAAAACCATATTTCTGTAATGAGGTTCTTTTGAGAGTATCATCAGCCAAATATTTCCCAGAACAGATACTGATGCAACAGAATATAACAAATGCTTTTTGTTATATAGTATAGAAATAAAGATAATAGGAATAGGAAAAGTCCAAGCATAGTTATAAATTTCCTGATTAGAGAGAAAGGCCATAATCATCAATATGGATATATTGACAGTAACAAGCATAATATTATCTCTATCCTTCCCATTGATAACAATACGGGGTAGAAAAAGCAGAATAGTCCCTGTTACAAGTAATGAGAGACTAAACTGTACGCTACTATAATGGTCCTGTAGGAGTATGGTTTGGATGATCATATAAACTATGCTGATCAGAATAAACAAACTGCTCAAATATTGATAAAATCGAAGCTGTTCGAATTCACTTAAAATAACTCCTGTTGATACTTTTTTTAAATCTTCCGATTCGGGCATGACATGGTTCCGCTTTATTTCATAAAATAAAACTGATAGGGGCATTAATATAAACAGATGAGCCATGGAGGGGATCTTGGCTGCAATTATCAAATTCAAAAAAATTTCCAAAAATGCTCCGAGTCCCAGTGCCGCAATGAATGAAAGCGCAATTCTCAATACCCGGATCTCTTCTTTTTTATTCTTGCGGAACTTCCAGAATAACAAAATTCCAAAAACAAGAATTGAATAAGTCATGTAATAAATATTAAAAAAAGTGTTCCAAAAACTATTTACCTGGAGATTCGCCCATCCAAAATATGTTTGTATGAGTTGATATTCACTGTTGGCTATTGTCCCAATGACTGAGAAAACAGCGATACAAACTATTGCTGGAAGATAAATGGCGTATAGAATTTTCTTTTTGAGAATTGTCTCTCCCCAAAAGAGGACTAGGAAAAAATGCAGCAGAAAGCTGTAAAGGGTAGACCAGCCAAAAACAGCCACTCGTCTCCATACCAAGGAGATCTCATATTCTGGTGCAACACCCGCAAACATGAGGGAAGAGATCCAAATACTAAGAGAGAGACTAAGGAGAGAAAAAAGTCTGTTTATTGGTGAT of Oceanispirochaeta crateris contains these proteins:
- a CDS encoding S1C family serine protease; its protein translation is MKLYSRNQVIFYSLGTVLVVFLLLFGFGVISFSDTEQSHFVENVFPEAEILPTQMGPALGSPVYNASEYSEDELTNIHIYEKYNEAVVNITTEVVGYNWFLEPIPQEGSSGSGAIIDKRGFVLTNNHVVDKAYKVYITLADGSQYEGEVVGTDYENDLSVLQFKPEGKELVTIPFGTSENLKVGQKVIAIGNPFAFERTLTTGIVSGLGRPLKNDSGLVIRDMIQTDASINPGNSGGPLINTKGEMIGINTMIYTPSGGSVGVGFAIPVDTARRVVPDLMKYGKVQRGWIDIIPVQLFPSLVRYGKLPISKGILISRVISGGNGEEAGLQGGNPDQAVRSGNSVIYLGGDIITSINGEEIATLSDFYGALEATRPGDKVEVVVLRGKQLKKIQVMLSERPTN
- a CDS encoding Fur family transcriptional regulator, with amino-acid sequence MLVTILIIGCGMEYRKSKQRDEILNILRETNIHPTANWIYDKLKKENSRLSLGTVYRNLSILVEQDLVDRIDFGSTFDRYEAKKGGHYHFVCENCGEVSDLEMPVMEELNSQVEKKFGLKTNKHRLEFFGICRKCG
- the uvrB gene encoding excinuclease ABC subunit UvrB yields the protein MDKFKVVSPFDAAGDQINAINKLSEVFLEGAQRATLQGVTGSGKTFTMAKIIENLQKPTLIISHNKTLAAQLYREFKDFFPHNAVEYFVSYYDYYQPEAYVPSRDLYIEKDSSINEEIDRMRLSATMSLMERPDVLIVSTVSCIYGLGNPSSYKDMRIQLLKGESYNRDEIIRNLISLQYERNDMVLERGKFRVRGDVMELYPAYLKEAYRISFDWDEIESLRRFNPVSGEILEDLPMCTIYPAKHFVMPEDRIVKSLKDIRAELVQQIEFFESRGQIVEAQRLKTRTEYDLEMMEEMGYCSGIENYSRQLSGREAGERPEVLLDYFPPDFLTIVDESHVTLSQIRAMYEGDRSRKTNLVNFGFRLPSALDNRPLVYTEFEAFKKQLLYVSATPRQEELDKSELVVEQIIRPTGLLDPIIEVRPTEGQMENLYGEIRKRIEIGERVLITTLTKRMAEDLTDYLNELGLKVNYLHSEVETIERVEIIRDLRLGKFDVLVGINLLREGLDIPEVSLIAIMDADKIGFLRSTTSLIQTIGRAARNAHGRVIMYADKESPAMAEAIRETSRRREIQKKYNEDHGITPETIIKAVQDILIRKTEQKKKAEEMTISVMKDNVNLLDPVQKKKLIKALEKEMLEKAKNMEFEEAAVLRDEIAELKGEKL
- a CDS encoding putative bifunctional diguanylate cyclase/phosphodiesterase; translated protein: MTYSILVFGILLFWKFRKNKKEEIRVLRIALSFIAALGLGAFLEIFLNLIIAAKIPSMAHLFILMPLSVLFYEIKRNHVMPESEDLKKVSTGVILSEFEQLRFYQYLSSLFILISIVYMIIQTILLQDHYSSVQFSLSLLVTGTILLFLPRIVINGKDRDNIMLVTVNISILMIMAFLSNQEIYNYAWTFPIPIIFISILYNKKHLLYSVASVSVLGNIWLMILSKEPHYRNMVLIYLPKILFFIVSAFIASYIHKVYLNRLNENESRIAYQEMISRISSSLVTISHENQKECFESILEELGLFSNAREAFLVCCGKENRSIQNIYNWGIGGNPIDWELPPEVSEYKFDQFLQLMMAENPVYIEDLNLLPSDFDWFKKMFHPSVTSLVAVSEIREGHLYSILGLNFSNPIHPISIKEMRQIMGIPSNLIADGLLKIENEQKISFMAYYDALTGLPNRLFFFDQLDKALALADRTEKTVAVIMMDLDSFKYINDTMGHDAGDLLLRRVAETLSSRIRDYDTMSRFGGDEFLFILSQLNNQNEAAAIAEKLLQALVEPISLAGEKFYITGSLGISCFPGDGKNGELLFKNADTAMYVSKGEGKNRYTFFSQEMNKTADEKMQLSNELYRALERDEFVLNYQPQTDISGTKIIGMEALIRWNHPEKGLLPPLDFIPLAEDIGLINDIGKWVLYKACKDNKDLQDRGGPCIRVAVNLSVKQFSGSSLVDMVKETLYQSELKPEYLELEITESIAMGDFTDVQQVLKNLRELGITLSIDDFGTEYSSLSRLRHLPVDRIKIDKQFIQGISKSTHDESITSFIIALSKSMGLKVIAEGVESNSQISFLTEKSCDEIQGFYFYKPMEFEKLLDVFEVKA
- a CDS encoding peroxiredoxin gives rise to the protein MEEVTVQEPVVSMPRIGDKAPSFKAITTQGDINFPEDYSGRWVILFSHPADFTPVCSSEFITFASMEDQFKEAGCDLVGLSIDGLYSHIAWLRTIKEKLSYNGHTNVEVNFPLIEDITMNIAKQYGMIQPGEDTTKAVRAVFFIDPKGMIRTIIYYPLSLGRNFDELYRVLQALKTADEFGVATPADWRPGDDVIVGPAGSCGAAKDRMDGKEDMTCQDWFFCSKKMDKDKVLKAIAKK